One Halosegnis longus DNA window includes the following coding sequences:
- a CDS encoding rhomboid family intramembrane serine protease has protein sequence MGTVPRTTARDGRSPTVETLAALAVVFLVQFPLSVVGFAPLFALTPAFPVTPWTLVTSTYSHAGPGHLLSNALVLIFVGLAVERTTTRLRYHAFFVATGAVSGLAQILLAPVTGSVGVLGASGAIFGLLGYLIAGNPLSMRLLDGIDASAPNWVVPLGLSAVGLVLAVVMSGPNSAFVAHLAGLVVGLGAGRARLLHVGRRESTHKV, from the coding sequence ATGGGTACGGTTCCACGGACGACGGCACGCGACGGACGGTCGCCGACCGTCGAGACGCTCGCCGCCCTCGCGGTCGTCTTTCTCGTCCAGTTTCCGCTCTCCGTCGTCGGCTTCGCGCCGCTGTTCGCGCTCACGCCGGCGTTCCCGGTGACGCCGTGGACCCTCGTCACGAGTACCTACAGCCACGCCGGACCGGGACATCTCCTCTCGAACGCGCTCGTCTTGATTTTCGTCGGGCTGGCCGTCGAGCGCACGACGACCCGCCTCCGGTATCACGCGTTCTTCGTCGCGACGGGCGCGGTGTCCGGACTCGCACAGATACTGCTGGCTCCCGTGACGGGGTCGGTGGGCGTGCTCGGCGCGTCGGGTGCAATCTTCGGGCTGTTGGGCTATCTCATCGCCGGAAACCCCCTCTCGATGCGGCTGCTCGACGGTATCGACGCGAGCGCACCGAACTGGGTCGTCCCGCTCGGACTGTCGGCGGTCGGTCTCGTGCTCGCCGTCGTGATGAGCGGGCCGAACTCCGCGTTCGTCGCACACCTCGCTGGACTGGTCGTCGGTCTCGGGGCCGGACGCGCGCGACTGCTCCACGTCGGTCGTCGCGAGTCGACCCACAAGGTATAG
- a CDS encoding alpha/beta hydrolase produces MTDSETVLVSGARDVRATLDTPDADACVVACPPHPQMGGTRTDTRLEAVSDELAPDAATLRFDYGAWAEGEGELTDARNAIAWARDRFERVALFGYSFGGCIALLAAAREDVRGVAALAPASRLSDELDAVTAVESIDCPGYVLYGERDTTAEWKPVVERARAVGFTVESLGADHHFVGQSQKVARRCGGFLRETLAA; encoded by the coding sequence ATGACCGACAGCGAGACGGTACTCGTTTCCGGGGCGCGTGACGTGCGCGCCACCCTCGATACGCCCGACGCCGACGCCTGCGTCGTCGCCTGTCCGCCCCACCCGCAGATGGGTGGAACACGAACCGACACGCGACTCGAAGCCGTGAGCGACGAGCTCGCGCCCGACGCCGCGACCCTCCGGTTCGACTACGGCGCGTGGGCCGAGGGCGAGGGTGAACTGACGGACGCCCGCAACGCTATCGCGTGGGCGCGCGACCGATTCGAGCGCGTCGCGCTGTTCGGCTACTCCTTCGGGGGGTGTATCGCGCTGCTCGCGGCCGCCCGCGAGGACGTGCGCGGAGTCGCGGCGCTCGCGCCCGCGTCTCGCCTCTCCGACGAACTCGATGCCGTCACCGCCGTCGAAAGTATCGACTGTCCGGGCTACGTGCTCTACGGCGAGCGGGACACGACCGCCGAGTGGAAACCCGTCGTCGAGCGCGCCCGCGCGGTCGGCTTCACCGTCGAGTCGCTGGGCGCAGACCACCACTTCGTCGGGCAGTCACAGAAGGTCGCACGGCGGTGTGGTGGCTTCCTGCGCGAGACGCTCGCCGCCTGA
- a CDS encoding MogA/MoaB family molybdenum cofactor biosynthesis protein, whose protein sequence is MTEGNADEGGDHHEHEHHEGHEHGDHDHHHDDIETLGVSVVTISSTRSLDEDPSGDTVASACTDAGHEVVHRELVPDDHDRIQAIVGQLSKRDDTDTVITTGGTGVSPDDVTVEAVERLFAKRLPGFGELFRRLSYEEVGTRVVGTRATAGIVEGVPVFCLPGSNTAARLGVREVVLPEAPHLAGLARHEDDPVEEGDATEDTESGDEDAK, encoded by the coding sequence ATGACCGAGGGGAACGCAGACGAGGGCGGAGACCACCACGAGCACGAGCATCATGAGGGTCACGAGCACGGTGACCACGACCACCACCACGACGATATCGAGACGCTCGGCGTGAGCGTCGTCACTATCTCCTCGACGCGGTCGCTGGACGAGGACCCCTCCGGCGACACCGTCGCGAGCGCCTGTACCGACGCCGGCCACGAGGTCGTCCACCGCGAACTCGTCCCCGACGACCACGACCGGATACAGGCCATCGTCGGCCAGCTATCGAAGCGCGACGACACGGATACCGTCATCACGACCGGCGGAACCGGCGTCTCCCCCGACGACGTGACCGTCGAGGCGGTCGAACGGCTGTTCGCCAAGCGACTCCCCGGCTTCGGCGAGCTGTTCCGCCGGCTCTCGTACGAGGAGGTCGGCACGCGCGTCGTCGGCACCCGCGCGACCGCCGGTATCGTCGAGGGCGTCCCCGTCTTCTGTCTCCCCGGCTCGAACACCGCCGCGCGACTCGGCGTCAGGGAGGTCGTGCTCCCCGAGGCACCTCACCTCGCAGGGTTGGCGCGACACGAGGACGACCCGGTCGAAGAAGGGGACGCGACCGAAGACACCGAGTCCGGGGACGAAGACGCGAAGTAA
- a CDS encoding zinc-binding dehydrogenase has translation MNGIFYEEHGDTDVLQYGELPDPEVSRDEVLVDVKAGALNHLDIWTRKGMPSPGEFPHIPGSDAAGVVTEVGEDVTRFETGDHVAVAAGSYCGECEHCRAGEHSQCVEYTIIGEHSTGVHSEQTTLPEENLVHVPDHVDFETAAAAPLVFQTAWRMLHSRAEIEAGESVLVLGASGGVGHAAVQIADHAGCEVFATGSTEAKLDAARELGADHAVNYEEEAFDEFIDEQTDGRGVDVVVDHIGAATWDASMNSLAKAGRIVTCGATGGPTVEVNVADLFWQQYDILGSTMGANADIDAVLELVWDGTFEPQIRDVLPMSEAARAHEMLEERDGFGKVVVVPDSEL, from the coding sequence ATGAACGGTATCTTCTACGAGGAGCACGGTGACACCGACGTTCTCCAGTACGGTGAGCTACCCGACCCCGAGGTCAGTCGAGACGAAGTGCTCGTGGACGTGAAGGCGGGCGCGCTCAACCACCTCGACATCTGGACGCGCAAGGGGATGCCCTCACCGGGCGAGTTCCCGCACATCCCGGGGTCGGACGCGGCCGGCGTCGTCACCGAGGTCGGCGAGGACGTGACCCGCTTCGAGACAGGCGACCACGTCGCCGTCGCCGCCGGCTCGTACTGCGGCGAGTGTGAACACTGCCGCGCCGGCGAACACTCCCAGTGCGTCGAGTACACCATCATCGGCGAACACTCCACCGGCGTCCACTCCGAGCAGACGACGCTCCCCGAGGAGAATCTCGTCCACGTCCCCGACCACGTCGACTTCGAGACGGCCGCGGCCGCGCCGCTCGTCTTCCAGACCGCGTGGCGGATGCTCCACTCCCGCGCGGAGATCGAGGCCGGCGAATCGGTGCTCGTGCTCGGTGCCTCCGGCGGTGTCGGGCATGCCGCGGTCCAGATTGCCGACCACGCCGGCTGTGAGGTGTTCGCCACCGGGTCGACGGAGGCGAAACTCGACGCGGCACGCGAGCTGGGTGCCGACCACGCCGTCAACTACGAGGAGGAGGCCTTCGACGAGTTCATCGACGAGCAGACGGACGGTCGGGGCGTCGACGTGGTGGTCGACCACATCGGAGCCGCGACGTGGGACGCCTCGATGAACTCGCTCGCGAAGGCGGGTCGCATCGTCACCTGCGGCGCGACCGGCGGTCCGACGGTGGAGGTGAACGTCGCCGACCTGTTCTGGCAGCAGTACGACATCCTCGGCTCGACGATGGGGGCCAACGCCGACATCGACGCCGTCCTCGAGTTGGTCTGGGACGGCACCTTCGAGCCACAGATTCGCGACGTGCTCCCGATGAGCGAGGCCGCCCGCGCCCACGAGATGCTCGAAGAGCGCGACGGGTTCGGGAAGGTCGTCGTCGTCCCCGACAGCGAGCTATGA
- a CDS encoding MaoC/PaaZ C-terminal domain-containing protein: MPTTYDDLHVGWSATYGPAEMEREPMVAFAEQFDPQPMHLDPEAARAKGYDDVFASGLYTIGTATRLFVEHFLNDSTNLAGLGIENLRWHAPVYPGDELYASHEVTEMRVSESDDSRGIVTRDIEIRRGDDTVVCSWTVSILMGR; the protein is encoded by the coding sequence ATGCCAACGACCTACGATGACCTTCACGTCGGCTGGTCTGCGACGTACGGTCCCGCCGAGATGGAGCGGGAGCCGATGGTCGCCTTCGCCGAGCAGTTCGACCCGCAGCCGATGCACCTCGACCCCGAGGCCGCCCGCGCGAAGGGGTACGACGACGTGTTCGCCAGCGGACTCTACACCATCGGCACCGCGACCCGGCTGTTCGTGGAGCACTTCCTCAACGACTCCACCAACCTCGCGGGACTCGGCATCGAGAACCTCCGGTGGCACGCGCCCGTCTATCCGGGCGATGAACTGTACGCCAGCCACGAGGTGACCGAGATGCGCGTCTCCGAGTCGGACGACTCACGAGGGATTGTGACGCGCGACATCGAGATACGGCGCGGCGACGACACCGTCGTCTGCTCGTGGACGGTGTCGATTCTGATGGGGCGTTAG
- a CDS encoding NAD-dependent succinate-semialdehyde dehydrogenase: MTRTNPATEESLSSVASHDDDDVEAALATASETFRTWRDTDLRERRRLLEATADVLRDRTDEFARLATKEMGKPIDGARAEVEKCAWVCDHYAERAPEYLADEPVGTETEAESFVATEPLGPVLAVMPWNYPFWQVFRFIAPNLVAGNVGILKHASNVPECALAIESILREAGFPEDVFQTLVVDSDRVDAMITDDRIRAVTLTGSEPAGRAVGEAAGKELKPSVLELGGSDPFVVLDDADIEAAAAVGARARTLNSGQSCIAAKRFIVHADVYDAFLDSFVAEMESLTVGDPTDPDTDIGPQARADLVDDLHEQVTATVEAGGTVETGGEPLDRTGYFYPPTVVTDVPPDAPLASEEVFGPAAAVFRVESEAEAVALANDSALGLAGSVWTEDLRRGQAVARRIESGAVFVNELAKSDPRLPFGGIKNSGYGRELAEQGLKAFCNEKTVWVQDTADQP, from the coding sequence ATGACGCGAACGAATCCGGCGACGGAGGAGTCGCTTTCCTCGGTCGCGAGCCACGATGACGACGACGTAGAGGCGGCGCTTGCGACCGCAAGTGAGACGTTCCGGACGTGGCGCGACACCGACCTCCGGGAGCGCCGCCGCCTGCTCGAAGCCACGGCCGACGTGTTGCGCGACCGGACCGACGAGTTCGCGCGACTGGCGACCAAGGAGATGGGCAAACCAATCGACGGTGCACGCGCCGAAGTCGAGAAGTGCGCGTGGGTGTGTGACCACTACGCCGAGCGCGCCCCCGAGTACCTGGCGGACGAACCGGTCGGCACGGAGACGGAGGCGGAGTCGTTCGTCGCCACCGAACCGCTCGGTCCCGTCCTCGCCGTCATGCCGTGGAACTACCCCTTCTGGCAGGTGTTCCGGTTCATCGCCCCGAACCTCGTCGCCGGCAACGTCGGCATCCTCAAACACGCCTCGAACGTGCCCGAATGCGCCCTCGCCATCGAGTCGATACTCCGAGAGGCCGGCTTCCCCGAGGACGTGTTCCAGACGCTCGTCGTCGACTCCGACCGCGTCGACGCGATGATAACCGACGACCGAATCCGGGCGGTGACGCTCACCGGCTCGGAGCCGGCCGGTCGCGCCGTCGGGGAGGCTGCGGGCAAGGAGCTGAAGCCGTCCGTGCTCGAACTCGGCGGCTCCGACCCGTTCGTCGTGCTCGACGACGCCGATATCGAGGCGGCCGCGGCCGTCGGCGCGCGCGCCCGGACGCTCAACTCCGGGCAGTCGTGTATCGCCGCGAAACGCTTCATCGTCCACGCCGACGTGTACGACGCCTTCCTCGATTCCTTCGTCGCCGAGATGGAATCGCTGACCGTCGGCGACCCGACCGACCCGGACACCGACATCGGACCACAGGCTCGGGCGGACCTCGTGGACGACCTCCACGAGCAGGTGACGGCGACCGTCGAGGCTGGCGGCACCGTCGAGACCGGGGGCGAACCGCTGGACCGCACCGGCTACTTCTACCCGCCGACGGTCGTGACCGACGTTCCGCCGGATGCACCGCTCGCCAGCGAGGAGGTGTTCGGTCCCGCGGCCGCCGTCTTCCGCGTCGAGAGCGAGGCCGAGGCCGTCGCGCTCGCCAACGACTCCGCGTTGGGACTCGCGGGCAGCGTCTGGACCGAGGACCTACGGCGGGGGCAGGCAGTCGCGCGCCGCATCGAGTCGGGCGCGGTGTTCGTGAACGAACTCGCGAAGTCGGACCCGCGGCTCCCCTTCGGCGGCATCAAGAACTCCGGCTACGGCCGCGAACTCGCCGAACAGGGGCTGAAGGCGTTCTGCAACGAGAAGACGGTCTGGGTACAGGACACGGCCGACCAGCCCTGA
- a CDS encoding SDR family NAD(P)-dependent oxidoreductase, protein MELHDDLGGQVALVTGANRGIGAEIARNLNDLGATVYAGARSMNAEVPDGCEKVLLDVTQEGDIDAIADGVFSEVGRLDILVNNAGIGEFGDDIVAEPPSRIDRTLATNLRGPMLVCKHLVPLLVQQDGGRVVNVSSGMGQLSGMDGGSPAYRVSKAGLNGLTTYLHGEYNEQGLMANAVCPGWVRTDLGGEDAERSVEKGAATPTWLCRFTPGNPSGAFWRDKERIDW, encoded by the coding sequence ATGGAACTCCACGACGACCTCGGCGGACAGGTCGCGCTCGTCACCGGTGCGAACAGAGGTATCGGCGCAGAAATCGCTCGGAACCTGAACGACCTCGGCGCGACGGTGTACGCCGGCGCGCGGTCGATGAACGCCGAGGTGCCGGACGGGTGTGAGAAGGTCCTGCTCGACGTGACACAGGAAGGGGACATCGACGCCATCGCCGACGGCGTCTTCTCCGAGGTCGGACGGCTCGACATCCTCGTCAACAACGCCGGCATCGGCGAGTTCGGCGACGACATCGTCGCGGAGCCGCCCTCGCGCATCGACCGGACGCTCGCGACGAATCTCCGCGGCCCGATGCTCGTGTGTAAACATCTCGTCCCGCTGCTCGTCCAGCAGGACGGCGGTCGCGTCGTCAACGTCTCCTCGGGGATGGGACAGCTGTCGGGGATGGACGGCGGCTCGCCCGCCTACCGCGTCTCGAAGGCCGGCCTCAACGGGCTGACGACGTATCTCCACGGCGAGTACAACGAACAGGGGCTGATGGCGAACGCCGTCTGTCCGGGCTGGGTGCGGACGGACCTCGGCGGCGAGGACGCAGAGCGATCGGTCGAGAAGGGGGCAGCGACGCCGACGTGGCTGTGTCGGTTCACGCCCGGTAACCCGTCGGGGGCCTTCTGGCGCGACAAGGAGCGAATCGACTGGTAA
- a CDS encoding adenylate kinase: MSKPRVLLLGAPGAGKGTQSSRISDEFGVDHITTGDALRANKGMDISELGFEFDTPGGFMDAGELVPDEVVNEIVVTALDNADGFVLDGYPRNIEQAEFLDERTDLDAVLRLAVSEEELVDRLTGRRVCPECGENYHVEFDQPEESGVCDECGAELTQREDDTEETVRERLRVFAENTEPVIDHYAGTEAYAEIDGEGTPDEVWEDVQEAIEQRA, from the coding sequence ATGAGCAAGCCACGCGTGCTGTTACTCGGTGCTCCCGGTGCCGGCAAAGGAACCCAGAGTTCACGAATCAGCGACGAGTTCGGCGTCGACCACATCACGACCGGCGACGCGCTGCGCGCCAACAAGGGGATGGACATCTCCGAGTTGGGCTTCGAGTTCGACACGCCCGGCGGCTTCATGGACGCCGGCGAACTCGTCCCCGACGAGGTCGTCAACGAAATCGTCGTCACGGCACTCGACAACGCCGACGGCTTCGTCCTCGACGGCTACCCGCGCAACATCGAGCAGGCGGAGTTTCTCGACGAGCGGACGGACCTCGATGCCGTCCTCCGACTCGCCGTCAGCGAGGAGGAGCTGGTCGACCGGCTCACCGGCCGCCGGGTCTGCCCGGAGTGTGGCGAGAACTACCACGTCGAGTTCGACCAGCCCGAGGAATCGGGCGTCTGTGACGAGTGCGGCGCGGAACTCACCCAGCGCGAGGACGACACCGAGGAGACGGTCCGCGAGCGGCTCCGCGTCTTCGCCGAGAACACCGAACCGGTCATCGACCACTACGCCGGCACGGAGGCGTACGCCGAAATCGACGGCGAGGGCACGCCCGACGAGGTGTGGGAGGACGTGCAGGAGGCAATCGAGCAGCGAGCCTAA
- a CDS encoding deoxyhypusine synthase: MSDESNEWEEPDREEFSHDPLGHTHVWEEMTVGDLVEGYGEAGIGAADVHEAADIYTEMLADDDCTVFMSLAGAMVPTGMRRVVADLIRDGHVDALVTTGANLTHDAIEAVGGKHHHGRAEHEERTEREHDETLRDEEVDRVYNVYLPQEHFSLFEAHLREEVFPPLEAEGTVGIERFTRELGKANAAVNEREDIEEGPGVAAAAYESDVPIYCPAVADSVLGLQAWMYSQTSDFSLDALSDMTALTDLAYDADRAGCLLVGGGVPKNFTLQTMLVTPNAYDLAVQITTDPSSTGGLSGATLDEARSWGKLEKGARNATVVGDATVFLPLLVAAARERLAE; the protein is encoded by the coding sequence ATGAGCGACGAGAGCAACGAGTGGGAGGAACCCGACCGCGAGGAGTTCAGCCACGACCCGCTCGGCCACACGCACGTCTGGGAGGAGATGACCGTCGGCGACCTCGTGGAGGGGTACGGCGAGGCCGGCATCGGGGCCGCCGACGTGCACGAGGCCGCCGACATCTACACGGAGATGCTGGCCGACGACGACTGCACCGTCTTCATGTCGCTGGCCGGTGCGATGGTCCCGACGGGAATGCGCCGCGTCGTCGCGGACCTGATTCGCGACGGCCACGTCGACGCGCTCGTCACGACGGGCGCGAATCTCACTCACGACGCCATCGAGGCCGTCGGCGGCAAACACCACCACGGCCGCGCCGAACACGAGGAGCGCACCGAGCGCGAACACGACGAGACCCTCCGCGACGAGGAGGTCGACCGCGTGTACAACGTGTATCTCCCACAGGAGCACTTCTCGCTGTTCGAGGCCCACCTCCGCGAGGAGGTGTTTCCGCCGCTCGAAGCCGAGGGGACGGTCGGTATCGAGCGGTTCACCCGCGAACTCGGAAAGGCGAACGCGGCCGTAAACGAACGCGAGGACATCGAGGAGGGACCGGGAGTCGCGGCCGCGGCTTACGAATCCGACGTGCCGATTTACTGTCCGGCCGTCGCGGACTCCGTGCTCGGACTGCAGGCGTGGATGTACTCACAGACCTCCGACTTCTCGCTCGACGCCCTCTCGGATATGACGGCGCTGACCGACCTCGCGTACGACGCCGACCGCGCCGGCTGTCTGCTCGTCGGCGGCGGCGTCCCCAAGAACTTCACCCTCCAGACGATGCTCGTCACGCCGAACGCCTACGACCTCGCCGTCCAGATTACGACCGACCCGTCGAGTACGGGCGGGCTGTCGGGCGCGACGCTGGACGAGGCGCGCTCGTGGGGAAAACTGGAGAAAGGTGCCCGCAACGCGACCGTCGTCGGTGACGCGACCGTCTTCTTACCGCTGCTCGTCGCGGCCGCCCGCGAGCGACTGGCCGAGTAG
- a CDS encoding thiamine pyrophosphate-dependent enzyme, which translates to MDESARRTLLARDYDDRVGLLAPDGHLREGYEPTASDTTLRDLYADMKLGRHFDDRMVSLQRQGRMGTYSPMAGQEGSGFGSMYALDEDDWVSYQYREHAAPLVRGFPPEYLHYWAGHESGNAALADDRIFPLNICIADHIPHVTGLGMAAKLQGNDDEVVVCHFGDGATSEGDFHEGLNFAGVYDTPTVFICHNNQWAISVPREEQTAADTIAQKAEAYGFDGVQVDGMDPLAVYEVTLAAREKATDPDAQSRPTLIETVEYRYGAHTTADDPTAYREDSEVDQWKRVDPIDRLELYLRRQGVLDDDAVEAIEQANEDRMAAAVDQLSEVEADPDEMFADAFAEPTPRMVDQRAYLRDLRERHGDDRLTRDK; encoded by the coding sequence ATGGACGAGTCGGCACGCCGCACGCTGTTGGCCCGCGATTACGACGACCGCGTCGGCCTGCTCGCGCCCGACGGCCACCTGCGCGAGGGGTACGAGCCGACGGCGAGTGACACGACGCTTCGCGACCTCTATGCCGACATGAAGCTCGGCCGCCACTTCGACGACCGGATGGTGAGTCTCCAGCGACAGGGCCGGATGGGGACCTACTCGCCGATGGCCGGCCAAGAGGGGTCCGGCTTCGGGTCGATGTACGCGCTCGACGAGGACGACTGGGTGTCGTACCAGTATCGCGAACACGCCGCGCCGCTGGTGCGTGGCTTTCCGCCCGAATACCTCCACTACTGGGCCGGCCACGAGTCGGGCAACGCCGCGCTCGCTGACGACCGCATCTTCCCGCTCAACATCTGTATCGCCGACCACATCCCCCACGTCACGGGACTCGGGATGGCCGCCAAGCTCCAAGGAAACGACGACGAGGTGGTCGTCTGTCACTTCGGCGACGGCGCAACGTCGGAGGGGGACTTCCACGAGGGGCTGAACTTCGCCGGCGTCTACGACACGCCGACGGTGTTCATCTGTCACAACAATCAGTGGGCTATCTCGGTGCCCCGCGAGGAGCAGACCGCCGCCGACACCATCGCGCAGAAGGCCGAGGCGTACGGCTTCGACGGCGTACAGGTCGACGGGATGGACCCCCTCGCCGTCTACGAGGTGACGCTCGCGGCCCGCGAGAAGGCGACCGACCCCGACGCGCAGTCGCGGCCGACGCTCATCGAGACGGTCGAGTACCGCTACGGCGCGCACACGACCGCCGACGACCCGACGGCCTACCGCGAGGACAGCGAGGTCGACCAGTGGAAGCGCGTCGATCCAATCGACCGACTGGAGCTGTATCTTCGCCGACAGGGCGTGCTCGATGACGACGCGGTCGAAGCAATCGAGCAGGCGAACGAAGACCGGATGGCTGCGGCCGTCGACCAGCTCTCGGAGGTGGAGGCCGACCCCGACGAGATGTTCGCCGACGCGTTCGCGGAGCCGACCCCGCGAATGGTCGACCAGCGGGCGTATCTCCGCGACCTGCGCGAGCGCCACGGCGACGACCGACTCACGCGCGACAAGTGA
- a CDS encoding TrkH family potassium uptake protein, which produces MLRVNTKAVGHDVGRIIQAISLMSAISIIVSAVNSEYYAIPSFAVTAVIMGVLGTGLAWRYQDADPPEKRDAMVTAATAWAVIGILGGLPFLFIAWTIQIDPFPVWMNTPPMDDTTVIFLQPLDAVFESMSGFTGTGLTMAAVEEQLPRSLHWWRSFIEWIGGVGVIVLTVAILSRGGGTSGSYTLYESEARSEKIHPSIVTTVREIWKIFVGLTLGSVILFLLVGMPLWDAINHGMTGIATGGFSVHAASIGHYNNPLIEYAVVPVMFAGSIAFPIHYLIYKGEIRNFYADLQTRWVFIWFIAGSLTLIGILYANGQYDTLEETFRLGLFQFVSAVSNTGFGTATVGEGTEQVWSAGATLLMCLGMLTGGAAGSTTSGLKLIRVITLVKGTAWQIRDVFRPSAAVQYLQIGKRRLDEGQAQREYTEATVVFIFWVVFLAIGVAVLLRVLSPTHPLEYVIFDVMSAQSNVGLDSGITGPTMPDSAKAMLIINMWVGRLEIIPVAVLIGAIFQRFNLYR; this is translated from the coding sequence ATGCTAAGAGTAAACACAAAAGCGGTCGGACACGACGTTGGTCGGATTATACAGGCTATTTCGCTAATGTCGGCAATTTCGATCATCGTGTCAGCGGTTAATAGTGAGTATTACGCAATCCCCTCCTTTGCTGTAACGGCGGTAATAATGGGTGTACTCGGAACTGGACTCGCCTGGCGATACCAGGACGCTGATCCGCCAGAGAAACGCGATGCAATGGTCACAGCAGCGACTGCGTGGGCTGTTATCGGCATTCTCGGCGGTTTGCCGTTCTTGTTCATCGCGTGGACGATCCAGATTGACCCGTTTCCAGTCTGGATGAATACCCCACCAATGGATGACACGACGGTTATTTTCCTTCAGCCCTTGGACGCGGTGTTCGAAAGTATGAGTGGCTTCACCGGGACGGGGCTCACGATGGCTGCTGTCGAAGAGCAGCTGCCACGGTCGCTGCACTGGTGGCGGTCATTCATCGAATGGATTGGCGGCGTCGGCGTTATCGTACTGACCGTCGCAATTCTCAGTCGGGGTGGCGGAACCAGTGGGTCGTATACGCTCTACGAGAGTGAAGCTCGGTCGGAAAAGATTCATCCAAGTATCGTGACAACGGTTAGGGAAATCTGGAAGATTTTTGTGGGGCTCACTCTCGGGTCAGTCATCCTGTTCTTGCTGGTCGGCATGCCGCTGTGGGACGCGATCAATCATGGGATGACAGGAATCGCAACCGGCGGTTTCTCCGTCCACGCGGCGTCGATCGGACATTACAATAACCCACTAATCGAATACGCCGTCGTGCCGGTGATGTTCGCCGGCAGTATCGCATTCCCTATCCACTATTTGATCTATAAGGGCGAGATACGGAACTTCTACGCCGATTTGCAGACGCGGTGGGTATTCATTTGGTTTATTGCTGGCTCACTTACGCTGATAGGGATCTTGTATGCGAATGGTCAGTACGATACACTTGAAGAAACATTTAGACTCGGGCTGTTCCAGTTCGTGTCCGCGGTCTCGAATACTGGATTCGGTACTGCGACGGTCGGTGAGGGGACAGAACAGGTCTGGAGTGCTGGCGCAACACTATTGATGTGTCTTGGAATGCTTACGGGGGGCGCAGCTGGGTCAACGACAAGTGGCCTCAAACTTATCCGTGTGATCACACTAGTCAAGGGAACCGCCTGGCAGATTCGAGACGTATTCAGGCCATCGGCCGCGGTTCAGTATCTCCAAATCGGCAAACGACGACTTGACGAAGGACAGGCGCAACGTGAGTATACGGAAGCAACCGTCGTATTCATCTTCTGGGTTGTCTTCTTGGCGATTGGCGTTGCTGTCTTGCTCCGTGTTCTCTCACCAACTCATCCCCTCGAGTACGTTATCTTCGACGTAATGAGCGCCCAGAGTAACGTCGGGCTGGACTCAGGGATTACCGGCCCGACGATGCCTGATTCGGCCAAGGCAATGTTGATCATCAATATGTGGGTCGGACGCCTCGAAATCATCCCCGTTGCGGTACTGATTGGTGCCATTTTCCAGCGATTCAATCTCTACCGTTGA
- a CDS encoding potassium channel family protein, with the protein MYIIIVGAGDIGSPLIDIATRSGNEVVVIERDTQKADEIASDYDCMVLNADATTKETLEDAGADRADAIISTTDQDATNVMVCLLAKELEIPAITSVVHNAEHMNLFRQIGVNTIENPQQLIAGHLYRAVARPAIVDYMRIGEEAEVFEITVTEDAPIAGKTLNEAGEEGLLPDDVLIVAIGRETEDKPLTPRGNTHIKVNDLLTVYSANGADPELTDLFGHHEDRAI; encoded by the coding sequence ATGTACATCATCATCGTTGGAGCAGGTGACATCGGATCGCCACTGATCGACATTGCGACTCGGTCAGGTAACGAAGTGGTCGTTATCGAACGGGACACACAGAAAGCCGACGAAATCGCCAGTGACTACGACTGTATGGTACTGAATGCGGATGCAACTACGAAGGAGACGCTGGAGGACGCCGGTGCGGATCGTGCTGACGCGATCATTTCGACGACCGATCAGGACGCAACGAACGTGATGGTCTGTCTGCTAGCCAAGGAACTTGAGATTCCAGCGATTACGTCAGTCGTTCATAACGCGGAGCACATGAACCTCTTCCGCCAGATCGGCGTGAACACGATCGAAAACCCACAACAGCTAATCGCTGGACATCTGTACAGGGCAGTCGCCAGACCAGCAATTGTCGATTATATGAGAATCGGCGAGGAGGCCGAAGTCTTTGAAATTACGGTCACAGAGGATGCACCAATTGCTGGAAAGACACTCAACGAAGCAGGTGAAGAAGGCCTGTTGCCAGATGACGTATTGATTGTTGCTATCGGCCGAGAAACAGAAGACAAGCCACTAACGCCGCGCGGAAACACCCACATCAAAGTGAACGATCTACTGACGGTCTATTCCGCGAACGGAGCCGACCCAGAACTCACCGATCTTTTTGGTCACCACGAGGACAGGGCGATATAA